A window from Danio aesculapii chromosome 6, fDanAes4.1, whole genome shotgun sequence encodes these proteins:
- the bcl6aa gene encoding BCL6A transcription repressor a, producing MQEVSRKALPDLEKMACAADSCIQFTRHASDVLLNLNRLRSRDILTDVTILVNRQQFRAHKTVLMACSGLFYSIFTDSHKCNLNAISLDPKVDPEGFAILLEFMYTSRLALKESLIMAIMNTAIYLQMDHVVDTCHRFIKSSDSSIKLPREDFLVSPLLLPQDIHSYRPHEVMDNVSGRSATFRDGRPYGVCMFNGVNAPNNSYLYGQFPMQGFPFPLCKLTDTKNTFSDFSKGGIIHHKHCSPGDGNNPVLNDFTRSATSGSSAVCHTGSYSSRELGRDEDMKRETLEGVVHSIGLSSRKHGFISLAQEQQRESGKEQSSLAEEHLSHQHYSMGISSNGRKTLMSSPQSPLKSDCQPNSPTESSSSKNAALAQALQPPTSQGTPDPKARNWKKYKFIVLNQSSKEEETNPPDPGMHSPQRPGLSAFLHHVDSEHPDSKVTTKIGEQGDDFPAPQASRLNNIINRSLEGSQRNVDSHSSLYMNHLKCSSCGSQSPQHSDVCPNTSTSRLAEEMSEMHSEYSDSSCENGTYFCNECDSKFAEEEALKRHTLQVHSDKPYKCDRCQAAFRYKGNLASHKTVHTGEKPYRCNICGAQFNRPANLKTHTRIHSGEKPYKCETCGARFVQVAHLRAHVLIHTGEKPYPCEICGTRFRHLQTLKSHLRIHTGEKPYHCEKCNLHFRHKSQLRLHLRQKHGAITNTKIQYRMSSTDLPTDLTKAC from the exons ATGCAAGAAGTTTCTAGGAAAGCACTACCAG ATCTAGAAAAAATGGCTTGTGCAGCCGACAGCTGCATCCAATTCACGCGTCATGCAAGTGATGTTCTGCTCAACCTGAACCGACTGCGTAGCAGAGATATCCTCACAGATGTCACGATTCTGGTCAACAGACAACAGTTTCGAGCACACAAAACAGTCCTTATGGCTTGCAG TGGGCTCTTCTACTCTATCTTCACCGATTCACACAAATGTAACCTGAACGCCATCAGTCTGGACCCGAAGGTTGACCCAGAGGGTTTCGCAATCCTTCTGGAGTTCATGTACACTTCACGTCTCGCTCTGAAGGAGAGCCTCATCATGGCCATCATGAACACAGCCATCTACTTGCAGATGGACCACGTTGTTGACACCTGCCACAGATTCATAAAGTCCAG TGATTCCTCCATCAAACTTCCCAGAGAGGACTTTCTTGTCAGCCCCCTGCTTTTACCTCAAGACATTCACAGTTACAGACCCCATGAGGTGATGGATAATGTGTCTGGACGATCAGCAACTTTCAGAGACGGGAGACCCTATGGTGTCTGCATGTTTAACGGGGTCAATGCTCCTAACAACTCGTACCTTTATGGCCAGTTTCCCATGCAAGGTTTCCCCTTTCCTCTTTgcaagctgacagacactaaaaacACTTTCTCAGACTTCTCAAAGGGAGGCATCATTCATCACAAACACTGCTCGCCGGGTGACGGTAACAACCCAGTGCTGAATGACTTCACCCGCAGTGCTACCAGTGGGAGCTCAGCTGTTTGCCACACCGGGTCATACTCCTCCAGAGAGCTGGGAAGAGATGAAGATATGAAGCGGGAGACGTTGGAGGGAGTAGTCCATTCGATCGGGCTGAGCTCCAGAAAGCACGGCTTTATCAGCCTGGCTCAGGAGCAGCAGAGGGAGAGTGGGAAAGAACAGAGTTCCCTGGCGGAGGAACATTTGAGCCACCAACACTACTCCATGGGCATATCCTCCAATGGGCGCAAAACCTTGATGAGCAGCCCCCAGAGCCCCCTCAAATCAGACTGCCAGCCCAACTCCCCAACGGAATCAAGCAGCAGCAAAAATGCTGCTCTCGCGCAGGCCTTGCAACCTCCAACTTCTCAAGGTACACCAGATCCTAAAGCTCGCAACTGGAAGAAATACAAGTTCATTGTGCTCAATCAGAGCTCCAAGGAGGAGGAGACCAATCCTCCTGACCCTGGAATGCACTCCCCGCAGAGGCCGGGATTGTCTGCTTTCCTTCACCATGTTGACTCCGAACATCCTGACTCAAAAGTGACAACAAAGATTGGCGAGCAAGGCGACGACTTCCCTGCACCTCAGGCCAGTCGTCTCAACAACATCATCAACAG AAGTCTGGAGGGATCACAGAGGAACGTCGACAGccactcttctctctatatgaACCATTTAAAATGCTCATCCTGTGGCTCCCAGTCTCCACAGCACTCTGACGTCTGTCCCAACACATCCACCTCGCGTCTGGCTGAGGAAATGTCCGAGATGCACTCCGAGTATTCTGATTCCAGTTGTG AAAATGGAACATACTTCTGTAATGAATGCGACTCCAAGTTTGCAGAGGAGGAAGCCTTGAAACGCCACACGCTTCAGGTCCACAGCGACAAGCCATACAAATGTGACCGTTGCCAAGCAGCATTCCGCTACAAGGGAAACCTTGCCAGTCACAAAACAGTTCACACCG GAGAGAAACCGTATAGATGCAATATCTGCGGGGCCCAGTTCAACAGACCCGCTAACCTCAAAACCCACACGCGAATTCACTCAGGAGAAAAGCCATACAAGTGCGAGACATGCGGCGCTAGATTTGTACAG GTTGCTCACCTTCGGGCTCATGTTCTGATTCATACCGGAGAGAAGCCATATCCATGCGAGATCTGTGGTACTCGTTTCCGCCATTTGCAGACGCTGAAAAGTCACCTCCGGATACACACAGGAGAAAAGCCCTATCAT tgCGAGAAATGCAACTTGCATTTTCGCCACAAGAGTCAGCTACGGTTACACCTCCGACAGAAACATGGTGCCATCACCAATACCAAGATCCAATATCGCATGTCGTCGACAGACCTACCAACTGACCTGACAAAGGCATGCTGA
- the smx5 gene encoding smx5 yields MLFYSFFKSLVGKDVVVELKNDLSICGTLHSVDQYLNIKLTDISVTDPEKYPHMLSVKNCFIRGSVVRYVQLPADEVDTQLLQDAARKEATQQKQ; encoded by the exons ATG CTATTCTACTCGTTTTTCAAGTCTTTGGTTGGCAAAGATGTTGTGGTGGAGCTCAAAAATGACTTGAG CATATGTGGAACATTACATTCAGTTGATCAG TACCTGAACATCAAACTGACAGATATCAGTGTCACTGATCCAGAGAAATATCCGCACATG TTGTCTGTGAAGAACTGCTTCATTCGTGGATCAGTTGTGCGATACGTTCAGCTTCCTGCAGATGAAGTGGACACACAGCTACTACAGGATGCTGCACGCAAAGAAGCTACACAACAGAAacaataa